From Caulobacter segnis, a single genomic window includes:
- a CDS encoding acyl-CoA dehydrogenase family protein, which produces MALDLETREQLLETVARFVAERLRPIEAKVAEDDAVPADVIEEMKGLGLFGLSIPEEFGGLGLNMEEEALVAIELGRASPAFRSVFGTNVGIGSQGLVMFGTDAQKARWLPGIASGETITSFALTEPEAGSDSAAVQTRATLDGDAYVLNGAKRYITNAGKASLFTVMARTNPDVKGGGGVSAFLVPRDLPGLSVSKPEKKMGQQGAHIHDVTFDNVRVPVENRLGEEGEGFKVAMQVLDRGRLHIAAVCVGVAERLIADCVAYASERKQFGQPIASFQLIQAMIADSKTEALAAKALVLDTARKRDAGTGVTLEAAASKLFASEMVGRVADRAVQVFGGAGYVADYGIERLYRDVRIFRIYEGTSQIQQLVIARETLKRGG; this is translated from the coding sequence ATGGCCCTGGATCTGGAGACCCGCGAGCAACTGCTCGAAACGGTGGCGCGCTTCGTGGCCGAGCGCTTGCGCCCGATCGAGGCCAAGGTGGCCGAGGACGACGCCGTCCCCGCCGATGTGATCGAGGAGATGAAGGGCCTGGGCCTGTTCGGCCTCTCCATTCCGGAGGAATTCGGCGGTCTGGGCCTGAACATGGAGGAAGAGGCGCTGGTAGCCATCGAGCTGGGCCGGGCCTCGCCGGCCTTCCGCTCGGTGTTCGGCACCAATGTCGGCATTGGCAGCCAGGGGCTGGTCATGTTCGGGACCGACGCCCAGAAGGCTCGCTGGCTGCCGGGCATCGCGTCCGGCGAGACCATCACCTCCTTCGCCCTGACCGAGCCCGAGGCCGGTTCGGACAGCGCGGCGGTGCAGACCCGCGCCACGCTGGACGGCGACGCCTATGTTCTGAATGGCGCCAAGCGCTACATCACCAACGCCGGCAAGGCGTCGCTGTTCACGGTCATGGCCCGCACCAATCCCGACGTGAAGGGCGGGGGCGGGGTCTCGGCCTTCCTGGTTCCGCGCGACCTGCCGGGCCTCTCGGTCAGCAAGCCCGAGAAGAAGATGGGTCAGCAGGGCGCCCACATCCACGACGTCACCTTCGACAATGTCCGCGTGCCGGTCGAGAACCGCCTGGGTGAAGAGGGCGAGGGTTTCAAGGTCGCCATGCAGGTGCTGGATCGCGGCCGCCTGCACATCGCCGCCGTCTGCGTCGGCGTGGCCGAGCGGCTGATCGCCGACTGCGTGGCCTATGCCAGCGAGCGCAAGCAGTTCGGCCAGCCGATCGCCAGCTTCCAGCTGATCCAGGCGATGATCGCCGACAGCAAGACCGAGGCCCTGGCCGCCAAGGCCCTGGTGCTGGACACCGCCCGCAAGCGCGACGCCGGGACGGGCGTCACCCTGGAGGCGGCGGCCTCGAAACTGTTCGCTTCGGAGATGGTGGGACGGGTAGCCGACCGGGCGGTGCAGGTGTTCGGCGGGGCCGGTTATGTCGCCGACTATGGAATCGAGCGGCTGTATCGCGACGTGCGAATCTTCCGGATCTACGAGGGCACCAGCCAGATCCAGCAATTGGTCATCGCCCGCGAGACCTTGAAGCGCGGCGGCTAG
- a CDS encoding globin-coupled sensor protein, whose product MSQDHAISERVAFMGLDDKARAALRELQPVIRKTVGQALDAFYAKVRTTPETRKFFADENHMRSASSRQQSHWDVISRGDFDDTYVKAVRTIGQTHARIGLEPRWYIGGYAVVSEHLIRAVIEDQWPKGFMSKGDAGKAGDSLSALIKAVMLDMDFAISIYLETIEAERQRLESVRLANEASQNAVVKALGDALDRLAQGDLVGRLNAEVTPEFQKLKDDFNNAVGILELAMTRVSAASDGIRAGTDEISVAADDLARRTEQQAASLEETAAALDEITSTVRRSAAGAKQAQDVVIGAKAEAERSGVVVDQAVAAMGEIETSSREIGNIIGVIDEIAFQTNLLALNAGVEAARAGEAGRGFAVVAQEVRALAQRSADAAKEIKTLINASTKQVEAGVGLVGQTGDALRGIVGKVAEIDELIVQISSSAQEQAQGLHEVNTAVNQMDQVTQQNAAMVEQTTAATHSLKGQAAELITQVTAFRVSGTGPAVARSKPELARAAPPATRAVQRPTVRPGASAPVARGNTAVAIKDEWQEF is encoded by the coding sequence TTGAGCCAGGATCATGCGATCAGCGAACGCGTGGCGTTCATGGGGTTGGACGACAAGGCGCGCGCCGCGTTGCGCGAGCTCCAGCCTGTCATTCGCAAGACCGTCGGCCAGGCGTTGGACGCCTTCTACGCGAAGGTTCGCACCACCCCCGAGACGCGCAAGTTCTTCGCCGACGAAAATCATATGCGGTCGGCCTCGAGCCGCCAGCAGTCGCACTGGGACGTGATCTCGCGCGGCGACTTCGACGACACCTACGTCAAGGCCGTCCGCACGATCGGCCAGACCCACGCCCGCATCGGCCTGGAGCCGCGCTGGTACATCGGCGGCTACGCGGTGGTCAGCGAACACCTGATCCGCGCCGTGATCGAGGACCAGTGGCCCAAAGGCTTCATGAGCAAGGGCGACGCGGGCAAGGCTGGGGATTCGCTGAGCGCCCTGATCAAGGCGGTCATGCTGGACATGGACTTCGCCATCTCGATCTATCTGGAGACCATCGAGGCCGAACGCCAGCGCCTGGAGAGCGTGCGCCTGGCCAACGAGGCCAGCCAGAACGCCGTGGTCAAGGCGCTGGGCGACGCCCTCGACCGCCTGGCCCAGGGCGACCTGGTCGGCCGCCTCAACGCCGAGGTCACACCGGAATTCCAGAAGCTGAAGGACGACTTCAACAACGCCGTCGGCATCCTGGAGCTGGCCATGACCCGCGTGTCGGCGGCCTCGGATGGCATCCGCGCGGGGACCGACGAGATCAGCGTCGCCGCCGACGATCTGGCGCGCCGCACCGAGCAGCAGGCCGCCAGCCTGGAAGAGACCGCCGCCGCCCTCGACGAGATCACCTCGACCGTGCGCCGCTCGGCGGCGGGCGCCAAGCAGGCTCAGGACGTCGTGATCGGCGCCAAGGCCGAGGCCGAGCGCTCGGGCGTGGTCGTCGACCAGGCCGTGGCGGCGATGGGCGAGATCGAGACCAGCTCGCGCGAGATCGGCAACATCATCGGCGTGATCGACGAGATCGCCTTCCAGACCAACCTGCTGGCGCTGAACGCCGGCGTCGAGGCGGCGCGGGCCGGTGAGGCCGGTCGCGGCTTCGCGGTGGTCGCGCAGGAAGTCCGCGCGCTGGCCCAGCGCTCGGCGGACGCGGCCAAGGAGATCAAGACGCTGATCAACGCCTCGACCAAGCAGGTCGAAGCCGGGGTCGGCCTGGTGGGCCAGACCGGCGACGCCCTGCGCGGCATCGTCGGCAAGGTGGCCGAGATCGACGAACTGATCGTGCAGATCTCGTCCTCGGCCCAGGAGCAGGCCCAGGGCCTGCATGAGGTGAACACGGCCGTCAATCAGATGGACCAGGTCACCCAGCAGAACGCCGCCATGGTGGAGCAGACGACGGCCGCGACCCATTCCCTCAAGGGCCAGGCCGCCGAACTGATCACGCAGGTGACGGCGTTCCGTGTGTCGGGGACCGGCCCGGCCGTTGCGAGGAGCAAGCCCGAGCTCGCTCGCGCCGCGCCGCCGGCCACGCGCGCCGTCCAGCGTCCGACCGTTCGTCCGGGCGCCTCGGCGCCGGTCGCTCGCGGCAATACAGCCGTGGCGATCAAGGACGAGTGGCAAGAATTCTGA